A window of the Gossypium arboreum isolate Shixiya-1 chromosome 2, ASM2569848v2, whole genome shotgun sequence genome harbors these coding sequences:
- the LOC108466517 gene encoding peptidyl-prolyl cis-trans isomerase FKBP16-4, chloroplastic-like: MELSLFSYHQNSFSLLHKPFFSLPISGKRVPKRDPFLLQCHCTLSSSSNDDDNIKPAIVSLQHEGRRVVLGSLLTAAAAMYISDVAEAASTSRRALRGAKIPETEFTTLPNGLKYYDLKVGSGLKAVKGSRVAVHYVAKWRGVTFMTSRQGLGVGGGTPYGFDIGQSERGNVLKGLDLGVEGMRVGGQRLLIVPPELAYGKKGVQEIPPNATIELDVELLSIKQSPFGTPVKVIEG, translated from the exons ATGGAGCTCTCCCTCTTCTCTTACCATCAAAACAGCTTCAGTCTCCTCCACAAACCTTTCTTCTCACTTCCCATTTCGG GGAAGAGAGTACCAAAGAGAGATCCATTTCTGTTGCAATGTCACTGCACATTGTCATCATCTTCTAATGATGATGATAATATAAAACCAGCAATTGTGTCTTTGCAGCATGAGGGAAGACGGGTAGTGCTTGGTTCTCTTCTCACAGCTG CTGCTGCAATGTATATCTCTGATGTGGCTGAGGCAGCTAGTACAAGTAGAAGAGCT CTTAGGGGAGCTAAAATACCTGAGACTGAATTCACAACTCTTCCCAATGGGCTCAA GTACTATGATTTGAAGGTCGGCAGTGGACTTAAAGCTGTTAAGGGATCTCGGGTTGCA GTTCACTATGTTGCAAAATGGAGAGGCGTCACGTTTATGACTAGCAGACAAGGACTTGGTGTCGGAGGTGGGACG CCTTATGGTTTTGATATTGGCCAATCTGAAAGGGGAAATGTGCTTAAGGGACTGGATCTCGGTGTTGAAGGAATGCGGGTCGGAGGCCAG AGACTGCTGATAGTTCCTCCTGAGCTAGCATATGGGAAAAAGGGAGTACAAGAAATCCCTCCAAATGCAACAATTGAG TTGGATGTTGAGTTATTGTCCATCAAAcaaagcccatttgg AACTCCTGTAAAAGTTATTGAGGGTTGA
- the LOC108464423 gene encoding aspartic proteinase 36-like, producing MRALSLLLILGFLTVLSVASCVVIPLERAFPLNGLVELSQLVARDQLRHSRMLQGLVGGVVDFSVQGTSDPYLVGLYFTKVKLGSPPREFNVQIDTGSDILWVTCSSCADCPQSSGLGIQLSLFDTTSSSSARMVPCSDPMCSSEYQTTATQCSQSNQCSYSFQYGDGSGTSGYYVTDMLSFDAVMGQSSIANSSALIVFGCSTYQSGDLTKTDKAVDGIFGFGRGDLSVISQLSSRGITPRVFSHCLKGDGSGGGIMVLGAIMEPSIVYSPLVPSQPHYNLMLQSIAVNGQLLQIDPSVFATSSNRGTIVDSGTTLAYLVQEAYDPFVSAITATVSPSVTPTISKGNQCYLVAASVSQIFPPVSLNFASGASMMLKPEDYLIRSGFYNGDTMWCIGFQKVQGGISILGDLVLKDKIFVYDLAHQRIGWANYDCSLSVNVSITSSKDFINEGQLSMSSSTKEMLFKLIPLSFITFLIQLLELVEFQFL from the exons ATGCGGGCTTTGAGTCTTCTATTGATCTTGGGATTTTTAACAGTCTTGTCGGTGGCTTCTTGTGTTGTTATCCCACTTGAAAGAGCTTTTCCTTTGAATGGTCTTGTTGAGTTGAGCCAACTCGTAGCTCGTGATCAACTCAGGCACTCTCGTATGTTGCAAGGTCTCGTTGGTGGAGTCGTCGATTTCTCTGTTCAAGGCACCTCTGATCCCTATCTCGTTGG GCTTTATTTTACAAAGGTTAAACTCGGATCACCTCCTAGAGAATTCAATGTGCAGATAGATACTGGAAGTGATATACTATGGGTGACTTGCAGTTCCTGTGCTGATTGTCCTCAATCCAGTGGACTTGGA ATTCAGCTCAGTTTATTTGACACCACGAGTTCGTCATCTGCTAGGATGGTTCCTTGTTCGGATCCAATGTGTTCTTCAGAATATCAAACAACTGCAACTCAGTGCTCTCAGAGTAATCAGTGTAGTTACTCATTTCAATACGGGGATGGAAGTGGAACATCTGGTTATTATGTGACTGATATGTTGTCTTTTGACGCTGTTATGGGACAGTCTTCGATTGCTAACTCTTCGGCTCTCATTGTGTTCGG GTGCAGCACATATCAGTCCGGTGACTTAACGAAGACAGATAAAGCTGTGGATGGGATATTCGGGTTTGGCCGGGGCGATCTGTCTGTAATATCACAATTATCATCACGGGGTATAACACCTAGAGTTTTCTCACATTGTCTTAAAGGGGATGGCAGTGGAGGGGGTATAATGGTTCTCGGTGCGATTATGGAACCTAGTATTGTTTATAGTCCACTTGTCCCATCACA GCCTCATTATAATTTAATGCTACAGAGCATTGCCGTCAACGGACAGTTGCTACAAATTGATCCATCCGTTTTCGCAACATCTAGTAATCGTGGTACTATTGTTGACTCCGGAACAACTTTGGCATACCTCGTGCAAGAGGCATATGATCCATTTGTTAGTGCT ATAACTGCTACTGTTTCACCTTCCGTTACTCCCACCATTTCTAAAGGAAACCAGTGTTATCTAGTCGCCGCCAG TGTAAGTCAGATATTCCCCCCGGTTAGTCTAAATTTTGCTTCCGGTGCATCAATGATGTTAAAACCAGAAGACTATCTTATACGCTCGGGTTTCTAC AATGGTGATACAATGTGGTGCATCGGTTTCCAAAAGGTTCAGGGTGGAATATCGATTTTAGGAG ATCTTGTCTTAAAAGATAAGATATTTGTTTATGATCTTGCTCATCAACGAATTGGATGGGCCAACTATGATT GTTCATTATCTGTAAATGTCTCGATTACTTCAAGTAAAGACTTCATAAACGAAGGGCAGCTGAGCATGAGTAGCTCGACGAAAGAGATGTTATTCAAGCTTATACCTTTGAGTTTTATAACCTTCCTAATACAACTGTTAGAGCTCGTTGAGTTCCAGTTCTTGTAA